Proteins from one Dethiosulfovibrio peptidovorans genomic window:
- a CDS encoding preprotein translocase subunit SecE gives MQKVFGFLREARAELKKVTWPGKQQVWYSTLVVIFVTLLVAVYLGIVDIALTGISSRVIG, from the coding sequence ATGCAGAAAGTCTTTGGTTTTCTTCGGGAGGCCCGAGCGGAGCTTAAAAAAGTGACTTGGCCTGGGAAACAGCAGGTCTGGTACTCCACCCTAGTCGTTATATTCGTAACCCTTTTGGTAGCTGTCTACCTCGGGATTGTCGACATCGCTTTGACCGGCATCTCCTCGAGGGTTATCGGATAG